The Cervus canadensis isolate Bull #8, Minnesota chromosome 29, ASM1932006v1, whole genome shotgun sequence genome includes a window with the following:
- the LOC122430740 gene encoding secretoglobin family 1D member-like, with amino-acid sequence MRLSMTALLVTLALCCYEANAVVCPSLTVDLINFLHTPDLVYRLSLLKYNASPEAVDAKMEVKQCVNKFSLENKLIISEILKKILLVCNTSVKLY; translated from the exons ATGAGGCTGTCCATGACTGCCCTGCTGGTTACTCTGGCCCTTTGCTGCTACGAGG CCAATGCAGTTGTCTGTCCGTCACTTACTGTGGATCTGATCAATTTCTTACACACTCCTGACTTAGTGTACAGGCTGTCACTTTTGAAGTACAACGCATCTCCAGAAGCCGTGGATGCCAAGATGGAAGTGAAGCAATGTGTGAATAAATTCTCACTCGAAAACAAATTAATCATTTCAGAGATACTG aaaaaaatactgcTGGTTTGTAATACCAGCGTGAAGCTTTACTAG
- the LOC122431093 gene encoding secretoglobin family 1D member-like, with translation MRLSMTALLVTLALCCYEANAVVCPSLTVDLINFVHSPALAYRLSLLKYNASPEAVDAKMEVKQCVDKFSLENKLIISEILKKVLLVCNTGVKLY, from the exons ATGAGGCTGTCCATGACTGCCCTGCTGGTTACTCTGGCCCTTTGCTGCTACGAGG CCAATGCAGTTGTCTGTCCGTCACTTACTGTGGACCTGATCAATTTCGTACACAGTCCTGCCTTAGCGTACAGGCTGTCACTTTTGAAGTACAACGCATCTCCAGAAGCCGTGGATGCCAAGATGGAAGTGAAGCAATGTGTGGATAAATTCTCACTCGAAAACAAATTAATCATTTCAGAGATACTG aaaaaagTACTGCTGGTTTGTAATACCGGTGTGAAGCTTTACTAG
- the SCGB2A2 gene encoding mammaglobin-A: protein MKLVMVLMLAVLPLCCYAGSGCSLLENVIEKTIDPTVSKEEYRDYIQAFTQSKTEENVVDEFKQCFLQQSNETLANFEQMMQTIYNSVFCKIF from the exons ATGAAGCTGGTGATGGTCCTCATGCTGGCGGTCCTCCCCCTGTGCTGCTATGCAG GTTCTGGCTGCTCTCTTCTTGAGAATGTGATTGAAAAAACAATTGATCCCACTGTGTCCAAGGAAGAATATAGAGACTATATTCAAGCGTTCACACAGAGTAAAACTGAGGAAAACGTTGTAGATGAATTCAAGCAATGTTTTCTCCAGCAGTCAAATGAAACTCTGGCCAATTTCGAGCAGATGATG caaACCATTTACAACAGTGTATTCTGTAAAATATTCTAA